Proteins from a genomic interval of Apteryx mantelli isolate bAptMan1 chromosome 5, bAptMan1.hap1, whole genome shotgun sequence:
- the SLC25A31 gene encoding ADP/ATP translocase 4 isoform X2: protein MAGPRDERVFDPISFGKDLLAGGVAAAISKTAVAPIERVKLLLQVQASSKQIRADQQYKGMIDCLVRVPREQGFFSFWRGNFANVIRYFPTQALNFAFKDKYKQIFMSRVDKEKQFWKWFLANLASGGAAGATSLCVVYPLDFARTRLAADIGKGAAERQFQGLGDCIIKVAKTDGISGLYQGFGVSVQGIIVYRASYFGCYDTIKSGETERQYKGTIDCFLKIYQREGLNAFFHGAFSNILRGTGGALVLVLYDKIKEVLNLDTSESSGSD from the exons ATGGCGGGCCCGCGGGACGAGCGGGTCTTCGACCCCATCTCCTTCGGGAAGGACCTGCTGGCCGGCGGCGTGGCGGCCGCCATCTCCAAGACGGCCGTGGCGCCCATCGAGCGGgtgaagctgctgctgcaggtgcagGCCTCGTCCAAGCAGATCCGGGCGGACCAGCAGTACAAGGGCATGATCGACTGCCTCGTGCGCGTCCCGCGGGAGCAGG gaTTTTTCAGCTTCTGGCGTGGCAATTTTGCAAATGTGATACGGTATTTTCCAACGCAAGCTCTAAACTTTGCTTTTAAGGACAAATACAAACAGATTTTCATGTCCAGAGTGGATAAAGAGAAACAG ttctgGAAATGGTTTTTGGCAAACCTGGCTTCTGGTGGAGCAGCAGGAGCAACATCTTTGTGTGTAGTGTACCCATTAGACTTTGCACGAACCCGGTTAGCTGCTGACATTGGGAAAG GTGCTGCTGAGCGACAGTTCCAGGGACTTGGTGACTGTATTATTAAAGTTGCAAAGACAGATGGAATTTCTGGCCTGTACCAGGGTTTTGGCGTTTCAGTACAGGGAATCATTGTGTACCGAGCCTCTTATTTTGGATGTTATGACACCATTAAG AGTGGGGAGACTGAACGTCAATATAAAGGAACCATTGACTGCTTTCTGAAAATATACCAGCGAGAGGGGCTTAACGCTTTTTTTCATGGAGCATTCTCCAACATCCTTCGTGGAACGGGAGGAGCCTTGGTATTAGTTCTTTATGACAAAATTAAGGAAGTTTTAAATCTTGATACTTCAGAGAGTTCAGGATCTGATTAA
- the SLC25A31 gene encoding ADP/ATP translocase 4 isoform X1 produces the protein MAGPRDERVFDPISFGKDLLAGGVAAAISKTAVAPIERVKLLLQVQASSKQIRADQQYKGMIDCLVRVPREQGFFSFWRGNFANVIRYFPTQALNFAFKDKYKQIFMSRVDKEKQFWKWFLANLASGGAAGATSLCVVYPLDFARTRLAADIGKGAAERQFQGLGDCIIKVAKTDGISGLYQGFGVSVQGIIVYRASYFGCYDTIKGLLPNPKQTPFIFSFFIAQVVTTFSGILSYPFDTVRRRMMMQSGETERQYKGTIDCFLKIYQREGLNAFFHGAFSNILRGTGGALVLVLYDKIKEVLNLDTSESSGSD, from the exons ATGGCGGGCCCGCGGGACGAGCGGGTCTTCGACCCCATCTCCTTCGGGAAGGACCTGCTGGCCGGCGGCGTGGCGGCCGCCATCTCCAAGACGGCCGTGGCGCCCATCGAGCGGgtgaagctgctgctgcaggtgcagGCCTCGTCCAAGCAGATCCGGGCGGACCAGCAGTACAAGGGCATGATCGACTGCCTCGTGCGCGTCCCGCGGGAGCAGG gaTTTTTCAGCTTCTGGCGTGGCAATTTTGCAAATGTGATACGGTATTTTCCAACGCAAGCTCTAAACTTTGCTTTTAAGGACAAATACAAACAGATTTTCATGTCCAGAGTGGATAAAGAGAAACAG ttctgGAAATGGTTTTTGGCAAACCTGGCTTCTGGTGGAGCAGCAGGAGCAACATCTTTGTGTGTAGTGTACCCATTAGACTTTGCACGAACCCGGTTAGCTGCTGACATTGGGAAAG GTGCTGCTGAGCGACAGTTCCAGGGACTTGGTGACTGTATTATTAAAGTTGCAAAGACAGATGGAATTTCTGGCCTGTACCAGGGTTTTGGCGTTTCAGTACAGGGAATCATTGTGTACCGAGCCTCTTATTTTGGATGTTATGACACCATTAAG GGATTATTGCCAAATCCAAAACAAACacccttcattttttcctttttcattgccCAAGTTGTGACTACATTCTCAGGTATACTGTCTTATCCCTTTGACACTGTCAGGAGACGCATGATGATGCAG AGTGGGGAGACTGAACGTCAATATAAAGGAACCATTGACTGCTTTCTGAAAATATACCAGCGAGAGGGGCTTAACGCTTTTTTTCATGGAGCATTCTCCAACATCCTTCGTGGAACGGGAGGAGCCTTGGTATTAGTTCTTTATGACAAAATTAAGGAAGTTTTAAATCTTGATACTTCAGAGAGTTCAGGATCTGATTAA